TCTGTAAAGCAGAGTGCAGGAGGTGCAGCGGTGTGTCTCGTATGTGAGGAGAGCTGCTCTGGATTCCAGCCACATTCTTGGAGGTACAACCTTTccctgttttaaaaaatatatattatttctctCTGCCGAAAAATTAAACGATAAGAAAAGCTATGAAAGGAATGAAGAGAAGAAACTAAATGCTTGTGGTTTCTccgctgctctctctctctctataatTATCTGCTCTTAAAAAGAACATGTTAGCGGTTTTGCATATTTTAGCCAATTGGACGAAGGTTTTGACCAAAGATGAGATGTGAGTCGACGATGTTAAACATCAACAAGCTTGCAAACTACATGGAAGAAATAAACTTGGAGCAAGGACCTTTTGAATTCGTTTATGTTCTTGCTTTAAAAAGAGGTTGTTATCTTTATCATTCGTTTTCAAGCCAGTAAGGGAGCATGTCCTTGTCGCTACAGCAGAAATTCTAAGGAGTTGGTTGTGTTTCAAGAGTTTTGACCTCTGAGGGGGAGGTCACACGATTGGGTCCAAAAAAGCCCAAGCTATAGTTTTAGCTATAGCCATTTCACATCTACTCTTATTGTAGAATAAAATTGTTGAATAAAAATCCCTGTTGTTTGCTTTGGTCTGTGATACACAATAAAGTAGATGCTGTAACTGTGTATTGTTTAATAGAGTTGGGAGTATAAAAGGGAGTATATTTTAGCAGCTCTGATTTACACATCTGTGTGGCTTCTTCTTCATAGCAACAACAGCTGAGCCTCATGGGCATTGAAGAATGTAGAGCCGTCCATCAAACGGACCGGAAAAAAACACGATTACTCAGAAACAAAGatgtaaataatttaaactaATGGCCATACCATTAAAACCCAAATTACTGTTAAATTGTTTAGGAGATTTCTGTGTTTCTATGCTGACACAACACTGAAGAGAAAACAAGTTAAATGTAGTTGTAATTAATTGAAATGTCATTTGGTTTTGAGGTGAGTCTTGTTAATATCATACATTTTGTTGGGGGAAGCACCCAAAATGGTACAAAAAGTATCCGAAATGATCATACACTTCCCAAAATAATTTTTACCCACCCAATTAAATTAAAGTAGCCCAATTAGACAGACAATTCTCTACAGGCTGATCATGTGACACATTTGTTTGATGTCTTATCGCTCTCCCATTGACCTCTTGACCTGTCTGCTGTGCAGGAAAGCCTGTATTGCCTGCGGCTGCAGCACAGTCGACCACACTCCAGGAAGTGACGTCGAAGATGACCAGCGCATGGGACGCCTGCTCACAGACTCATCCTGCTCCCATTTGACAGCGAAGGTTAAAGGAGGCGGTGGCCTTCGCACATACAAGAGGAACCGTATGATCGTGACCAATCCGGTGGTGTCACGCAAGGACCCGACCTTCAACACCACGACATATGACTGGGCGCCGGCCGGCCTCAACCAGACACTGGTGAGGATCAGTGTGAAGTACAGGAGGTTGGTTGTTCGTATGAAGCTGCAGTGTGTTGGTCTGTGTCAGCTTGTAAAGTCACATTTTACTCACCAGCTTTGTTGCTGAGATCTGAGGATACGATGACTGTCACAAAGAGCTTTACCAAAAATTTACACAGCAATCACACAAAAAATCAGGTTTTAATCAAACCCACAATTTAAGCATGTGATCTAAACCTTTGATTTGTCAGTAAAAATACaggtaaatatttaaattacaacCCAAACCTGTATATGTGTTACTTACACAGTTACTTTAAGAAACAGCTACGCATCAGATGTAAGGAAGCATTTGAAAAAGCATAACAATATTGTCCATCGACAACAGGAACGCCATTGTACCATCACATCCTGCCATTCTAAACATAACAtatgtgtttaaacattttgttgttactttctgaaggaggaggagtgggtgCTTTATGGGCTTTTTGTCCCACTAGTTTTATCCCCATTACACACAAATACTGTTATATACCTACATGTACAAAGCAAAACTTATggtcaaacacaaacaaagtgaGTTTGTTGTTTTGGCTCACATTATTACCACTATAAAGTGTACATGCCTAAAGTATGATCACTGCAAATATAGATTATATGATCAGCATGAAAGACTAAATGTTATACACATCCTAAATGTTAACCACTTTACTcagtttatttagtttagtttctgCAGCCCTCTCTGTGTGTCAAACAGTTTAGACCGTCTGGATTCCATTAAAAACAGACTCAAGTATGTTTCAGGTTTCACAGCCTATAATTATAAGGATGACAGTGATTATTGAGCACTGTAGCGCAGTGGGGCAGTTGCGGGGGGAATTTCTGTGGTTGAGCTTGTAGAGACAAATCCAGATCCAACAGTGGGACTGCTGTCCAGATCTGTCTCCAAAAATCTTCAGcatgttgtttgtttcatcCAACACTTTCATAGCGTCTAAGGATAGAGGGTGTTATATGCTGTACAGACAGCAAAGCCCCTTTAGGcagatttgtgatattgggctaaataaataaaactgacttcaCTATTCTGCTGTGAAATAAACACTGCTGCATTTTAAGTCTGCTAATGCAGCTCTAGACTGTTAGTCATTATCTTACTCATCTgacaacacacagatgtgttaCTGACAACAGCTGGATAGTGTGATGAGGACATCGGATTTCTCTTCTAAACTGAATTATGTCATCCGGCCAAGCAATCATGTGTCTTGTGTATGTTTTTGAGAAAGCCCATCCACACTGCAATGTGAGACCAGTGTTTccagatgtatttattttagagAGTGCGATCAACAAGCTCAAGTGATGGTGAGAGATTCCAGCGAAGCgccaaaatgaaaagaaagactTTGTTTTTTCAATTGATCCGCAATATCACGGAAATATAAAGGCAGATGATAAACAGACCGaacagaatttatttatttcaaattaaatctgtttgggtttttgtagcttttttcagtctttcTTGATCTTGATCTTTCTGATTTCTCCCTGTGACTTACTGTATATTTCTCATAGAGAACACAAAAGACATGGTGTAGACATTAGTAGTATAGATAGTAGTATAAATGACAACAGGTTACAAAAGTCAACTTAACTAACACTTAATAAATGCAACTTTTTAAATGCTGCTGATAATGTTTCTGCACATTGTTTTAttactacttttatttaagcataaGTTCTGAATACTTCTGCCACCAGTGACTAAAACTAAAAAGCACCTTAAACCAAGCCTATAGCTAAAAAAATCAAGTAAAATAGTCGATTAGTTTCCTCAGTTTCTGACCTGCAATTCCAGTACAACCTACCCTGACATCGTCAGTCTAACTTGCATTTGCGTATAGCAGATTCAACAGAAACAGTTCcacattagcagcagcagccataTTGGTTCTTTCCAAAAATGCCTCAAAGGCCAATGAGGTTGTGCTCCTCTGTACAGTCATCGTATCAAACGCCCCATATTAGATAAACTGTTGTAATTGGCCCGATCAGATCCAGGACAAGTGGAAATCTGTCCAAATGGGACGAAGGCCAGACACATTTGGCAGAGCAAATAAAGCGTGAGCTCACAGATTCATCTGGTTCCAATGCTAAGTACAACCTGCACCACCTATTGCATTACGTGTTAAAACTGCCGCAGCTGTTTTATTATTCTGTCTGAAGCCAGTGACATCAACATGTCTACAGTACACCTGCAGGTCTGAACTGCTACTTTACTTTCGTGTAGATGATGCAGGTTGACAGGCGTAGAACTGACTCATAATGACCAAACAGCCTCCCATCGTGGTGAATCTGCAGCCTGATAAATGTGAATGATTGATGGAAGCACTCAGTTTTGTCAGTGAATTTCAATTAGATGGTTCACATCTCAACAAAAccaatgaaacattttaattaatattaaattattgtaaACGTAACCAGAACTCAAATGCCCTTGATCCCTCTCAGGCCATGCAGTACATGGAGCTGATCCCGGAGAGAAAACGTCCTGTCTCGGGGACAGACGGAGCATTGGAGCGACGCAGGCAGCTCTTCTGTCAGCTCCCTGTCTACGATCAAGACCCTATGAAGTGTCAGAGCCTGGCCAATGAGGAGGAGGTACAGGCAACAACAAAGGCAACATGCTAAAACTAGCTTGTTTGCTCACTAATTATGTACAAATTGTATTCATGTGGTACAAATCTGTTTCACTTCATTCCCCACATTACAGACCTGCTTTGctaataatcaaataattgttagttaCCAAGCTAAAATTACGTCAGCTATATGTTAGCAAACCAATGTCACTTTTTTCACACGTTTTTTACTGCTTAAAAATTTCTTGCACATGGTGGAAAAGTCTACTTAAACAATGTTTTCTTATTACAAGTTTACTCTGAACTCTTACTTCTCCTATGTCCTCTTGCAGATCACCTCCATGCTGCTGTTTGTGAAGCACTACAAACAGGAGGTGCTGGGAGTCGGGGAGGTGGCCTTACCTGGTGAGGGTGGAGCTCTGAGGGAAGCAGCTATTCAGAGGAGAGCGAAGGAAGCCAAGGACCGCAGCAACATCGACAAGAAGGATCACAACCACAGCTCCACCAATTGCAGCTCCACCGCCGCTGCTGGTTCCACTAATGGAACAAATGACAGCAATGTGACTGAATATGTAAGTAAATAAGGCATCTGACATCTTGGAAGTTTAAATCCTGGCAATTTCGGTTGCAACCTCAAGAAACTTTTGCCACTTTTGCTTTCACGAAGCACCAGACAGATAGGAAACTTCAGCACATTTCTAGCCCAGTAATTCTAGTCCAGTTATACAGTATAGTAGGTTGCCCCCTCGGTCCTGTCGCACTGCCAAACAGACCTTAAATCCCTCTGCCCAATTTATACCCACTTTTGGGAGTGTTTAGTTGAATTTACAACTGCATCTTTCGTGGATTCCAGACACCTAAATTATCACTGTTAATAGGCCTGAACAAATTACTGACCACTTAAGTGTGGACAGGACAGCAGGCTTGCTCCTTCTTAGAGGAAATACTACCACCTGATCAGATGGTGTGGGGTGAGTGCACTGATCTGGTTGCAGTAAAACCAATAGCGAAATTTGTTATGTATTCATAAAGTGGAGTTTTTCAGTTGCACTCCTAAAGGATTTTAACCACTTCATGTTACCTCAAATAGATTACCAACGCCACCAAACTTTCCCGCTTTTGGTCACAAAATGTTGCATGGGTGAGCAGATTGTGTAACTCTGAAAGTTTCCCCAAAATGCCTCACTGTAATGTTTCTGAGCCCACCCATTTTAGACGAGAAGTTTGTTCCAGTAGTTTTGCACACTACCTTCCTTCACTTTCCCATTCTGTCATCTCTCTGTCTCGTAGCGGTGTACTGGTTGTAAAGGGGAAGTTGCAAGGGATGTTCCAGCTGTTTATGCTGAACGTGCAGGCTACCATAGCGCCCTGTGGCATCCCACCTGTTTCGTATGCTCAGAGTGTGGCCAGGAATTGGTGGACCTGGTCTACTTCTGGTCCAATCAGAAGCTGCTCTGTGGAAGACACTACTGTCAGACGGTCTGGCCACGATGCTCAGGCTGTGATGAGGTGAGACGATGTCACAGTAGACTTTCTGCAGACATGATTAATATCACACAGAGGTAGTGATGTGTTTGCAGAGACAttgttccccagaggatgaatcctaatcaCTTtagtttatgactaaatacctgtaaaactaatgacagtcccatcagcctcagctgtatgtagtgtttactgctaattagcaaatattagcatgctaacaagctaaactaaCATGGTGTACATGGTAACCATAATAGcttctaaacatcagcatgttaacatttagctcaaagctcCACTGTGCTTAAGTTCAGCCTCACAGCGTAGGTTTAGACTCTTAGTATAGAGTGAAAATAGGGTTTACATGCCATAATGCTAACCGACAGCGTACTGTATTATACCTGAGTCCTACAAATATTATCAGTTAAATGACTGTGAAGTGattgtttttcactgtttatttaATTATCTCTTCTCTTACCTCCTCTTTGCCCCACATCCTGTTCTGCTTCCTTAGTTGATCTTCTGCAAGTCTTTTCACAAGGCAAAAGATGGACGGACATGGCATCATCATCATTACTGTTGCTGGAAGTGCGGGCAAAACCTGGACACACCCTGTCAGCACTGAGACGCTCACACACAATATAGTATTCAACAAGGTATCTTGTTCAGTATTAAGAAGCTTTAGCACTGCTCGAAAACATGAATGACAAGGTGCCTAAGAGGCAGTGAAGCaatattgaaaaataaatgtcagacaagacaaaaaaatatacaaaaaaatctAACATTGGCCGATAATTAGCTAGTTTtatatgaaagaaaacaaataattacCGGATAAATAACACAGATTAAGTAGAGCTTTAAGTGTTTAGTTGATATTTAGTATTCAAAAGACCTACAAAGAAATAAGTTCCAGCTGATATATTGATGTTTAAAATACTTAAGACATCTATCTGACACTGAAGCACTCAGAGACTTGTTCACTTGAGTCTACTGGTGTTTCAAGTACTTAAGGAAATATTTAGTTGatacaaatgtgtttaaaatactTAAAGATACATTTAGTTGATTTATTAGCACTTAGTCCTGACAGTGACTGGAGCCAGATGGTTCAGACACAAACAGCAACTTACAGCACGGGAGGACCGTACCTGACAGTTTAGgcaacaaatgaataaataagacATATTAGTCATGTTAAAggagaaataaatatataagtaaacatacattaaaaaaaaaaataaatggacaaagacactgacaaataaatgtgacaaaaacatttcaactcAAGTTCCACTTACTAGTTGGTCCAAGTGTTTTCAATCACATCACACAGTCCTTATCAGCAGAGGCAGTACACTCAGTTGTCTCAGTTTTCCTGAGCACGGAGACAGATTTACTTTCACTTTCTCCTCAGGATTTATTTTGTCCTGCACATCGTaactaagactttctctatttTTGGGAAGTGCTGAGTCACTTGAATGTTCTCTTTATCATCAATTCTGTATAATGTATTTGGAGCTCTCTTCAATTTAAATTCTAATTTACATAACTTAACAACAGTCTGGATCATGGAATTAAATTGTAATTAAAAACCCAAAAgagtttttaattttattattagaaCAAGTGAAATGATGTGCTAGTGTAGTGAGAATATGTCAACATATTTTTAGTACAAATCAACTTATCTTGGAAGACTTAGCTAAATATGtatgaaaattaattaatttctaaCATGAGGTGTAAAATCTGTGCAGATATACTTGTTAACAAAACCTCAGAGAACTGGACAGATAGAAGGCTGGAAAAGGATAACTAATTAGTAATTAATAGGACTCTGCtggattgttttgtgttttctctacaGTAGATTTCAACTCCTTTCAACCCATTTCAGTCAAACTGCATATGCATTTTGCATGTAACCTCTTTCATGAATATGGGTCTCTGCCGCTGTATGCTTTATGTTTGCTTTACGTTATATTAGTTTTGTATTTTGCTAACAATTAACAAACACACTCCCATGTGTCAACCAAAAGGAAACGTTTTCTGGCTGCAAAGTTTTGCAATGTGCTAAAACCCCTAAAAATAAGTTAGCCAGAACAGaatagaaacagaaataaaatcagTCAGTAGGATCAAGTTACATTAAATCagctaatatttgtttttttttttatccttcagttactttttgaattaattgtttttactgtaGCAAAATGCTTTTGTTTAGAAACCAGGGTAATATTTGACGTGATTAGGCAAATATGTAGCATATAGACAACAATACTGTTGATACAAGTGTTATCTGTGACAGACAAAATGATACTGAAGAATATAGCAATATCAAATTGAATAGTGAAAGTAGTTTCTATCTTTGTGTATCTCCAGTATGTGTTTAGCCAGGAGCGTCTCTATATTCCCAGTTCAATATCCTCCTAATATGACACATTAAGGAGATATTTGAAAGGGTGTTGTGTTTTTAGCAAAGGTTCAAGGTATGATTCCCTGGGTCAGTATGTTGAAATTACCCAACTACAGCTTACAGCCTATGTTAAACTCATTGAAACCTTTGACATAGCACCCTGTGAACGTAGGGAGGAGTCCGTTTAGCctttagcttagcacaaaaactgGAAGTGAAGGGAAAATGTTAGGTTAGCCCACAGCTCTGTCAATACTGAAATAATACATGTTTGAAATGAACACAACAAGATGAGATATTAATCATGATGATAAGATGAAGATTTCTAAAAGTCTGTGAATGAAGGATTTGTTATAATGTGCcaacgtttttttttaaagagcacaAACTGGCAGTTCGTCAgtatgaaaaacatgttttaaattaaaaggtTTGATGCTTTTCATCATTCACAATTCACAAAAAGGAATTCCCAGTTAAATACTATCTGTCAGTACACAGTAGTGACACTAAGTGAGTGAACGCACAGACGGTATTTAGTGCTTTGAAGTGCTTTTCTATTGCATTGTGGGATACATCCGACAACACTAATTACTGAATTACAGTGAAAAGTGAAGGCAGCCCAAgttatattttactgtttaaatcAGCAGTGatggtgtttttttatatacatgAAAGGTTGTAACGTGGTGATTTAATCACCTGCAGGGTTTAATGATAATCCCACTCCAGGTTATGgttgtttgtcatgttttggCATTTGTTTTTGCATCAGTGCTTTCGTCAGAGAAAGTAAAGAGTAAAGAGATGTTTCTGCTGACTGGTTTTGACAGCTGATTGGTTGGAATAAAAGTTACTTCTGATTAGTCTtcctgttgtttattttatttactttttggaGAGAAATGTCTTTAAATATATCTTCAGTAATCATCACACCATTATCATTGTGTACTTCGACTTTACAGTGAGGGTGTTTTGCCGATATAtcgaacaaaacaaacataatcagcaaaattatttttattttcaacagttACAGTCTCGCaattacatttgattttttttttaaatatactatTTCTTGTGTGCACAAGTGTTGAATGTATGactgaataaaaatgtgaatgttgGAGCTGCACAAATATAGATATGCTTTAACTGTTTAGAGAACTAACTCGTCGTATGAGTCCTTTAATGTCATTGTAATGACAAAAgaaagtgtttttaattttactaGTTGCAGAAAGTTCAGACACCTTAAGGAAACTAAATTATCATTAAATATTTGGCCAAAGATTAAGGTCATTAAATGTCACAACTGCAGGTTTCTGAGAAAAATCAGGTGATCCAGTTTCAGATCAGCTTTCACTGAATCATGAATAAAAGCAAAACGTTTTAAAGCACAGCTCTGATTTTAAGTCAGGAAAACTAGGAATTAGTTTCATAACGAggatttatctgtgtgtgtgtgtgtgtgtgtgtgtgtgtgtgtgcactgaccTACTCCCAGCAGGAATGTGAAGTATTCCTGCGGTTTCTCAGCGTTCCTGGGCAGTTGCATCACCCAGCTGACCGTCTGACAGCCGCTTCCTGAACCATGAAAGAAATACCAGAAAAGGATATTTTTAGTCCCAAACTGAGACAAATCTAATTGGTTTGCAGAGTTTTGTGGCCTTTAATAGAACCCAGCGTGATCAGGGGGCGTTTACAGAGGATGTGTATGACTAATTCAGCACATCCTCTGATTCCACCCAAGGATAATCCCAAGATGCTGAGGCCCATTGTACATAATTTTTTTCATGgttaaaatgataaaagttGTACATCCAAAGTGTTTTAGCTAAACTGGCTTAAAAAGAGCCAAATATCCATCTCAGAAATCagtggagaccaaaccagagctaaaacaCGTGTTTTTCCTCTGTGACCCCCCAATGAGGTAAATGCACGTAATTACATACACaagaaaagtaaaacaaaataaaaatacagcgTCAACTGTTGCACAATACAGgtcaaatataacaatataaaaagcAAAGTCACAAAAAGTATGAAACTGACAAATGCTCAGATACCTGTACCCATCAAAGAGTTTTAACCCACATATTGAGAAAACCTTGTTTCATATCTGAAGTATTTCCCCGTAACATTGATTATTTATGATTAAATAGGCAACAATTAAATTATGCATTAACTGATTTTGGCCACTATATACtgacatatcatcaccttttaagttaatAAAGCACATGTTAGCAAAaggttgcttatttacacatccagcagttatggAGCAACAGTATCATTCTTTTGGAGAGGTTTTTGTGTTACCTGATGAGTGTAAGTCgattatttactttacttttagctctgttttgttctTCACCAACACTTGAGAtaaatctgtctctttagctactaaatactccactacattcaCCAGcttctctgtctgctgtttgctgctgaacagatagtgtacagtgggttttctCTCTgaagactgctgctgctgaaaatgatGTAATGAGaactaaaacattaaagttgtgggccagacagacaaatatgagctgaaactcacaaTAAAATTCCATAAAGCCAAGTGACTtctttcacattgttttcacaatgtcacaatacattaatattataaaaataattactATAGCTGCTTTAAAGTTTTAGTTTGGGGGGACAAAACAGTCAAAAGCTCCCCGCCCACTTCAAAACCGGTAAGAAAaacacagtcaaaacaaaaaatccagaaaaatctCACTTGAATTAATCAAATCTATTTCAACTTTGGCAGAAGATCACATCACTCAGAGTAACAAGCTAAttgagaaaaaatgtttttagggCATCTAattcttatttcttttttttcagtattGGAGAAAAAACACTTCAGTACAATGAGAACCACAGTAATAGAAGAAAAATATTGtttcaaacattattttgtatgtttcaataaatcaacaaaatggcAGCCATACTTGTTTTGTGTACAGATTAGAACAGGGtcagaagagagaaaagcatCCCATAGTTGACTTGGGGGTGAGGAGGGAAAAGTAGGAAACAAGGATTTTGCGCAGTGTCTAATTTGGAAATAGCGAAAAAGATGGGACAGTGGAAGCTGAAATTCAATCGACATATCTGCAAAGCTACGAAAAGTACCATCCCTGTAGAGATCTTTGCAGGTTTTTAGACCTTTGTCATGCCAGATTGAGAAAGTGGGATCAGATAGTGCAGGTTGTGCACGTGTGAGTGTTGGCCTCTAACTCTTGAGCTGCTGGAGCATcaacactgtaaaatgtaaatggtgGATACACAATAGGCCTACAGACCTAAGATGGTGGCGCCCTCATGTGGAGCCCCTGTGCATTTGTTTTACCTGGTTTTACGCATGAATTCATGATTTCCGACAGTGCCTGAACACAACACTGTAGTCTGATACTCTCCCTTTAAGTGAAGATGAAAGCTGTTGTGTAATTTGggtgaaagaggaggaggaggagcggacTGAATGGAGGACAGCTTTCTGTGACAGATCGAAGAGGACTCAGACAGGTACGATGCCACTCCTGTATAGATCATTATTAAACATGCTATAATGAAAATGTCTTCACTTAAGCAGCTGACGCTGTTATTATAGCTGAGTGGTTATATAGCCTACAGGGGATGTGAGATGCGATGTGTTCTCAAATACGTTAAACGGACACTTTCAAAATCATAAATGAAATGTA
Above is a genomic segment from Micropterus dolomieu isolate WLL.071019.BEF.003 ecotype Adirondacks linkage group LG18, ASM2129224v1, whole genome shotgun sequence containing:
- the lmcd1 gene encoding LIM and cysteine-rich domains protein 1; protein product: MDVSSAMEKMSVKQSAGGAAVCLVCEESCSGFQPHSWRKACIACGCSTVDHTPGSDVEDDQRMGRLLTDSSCSHLTAKVKGGGGLRTYKRNRMIVTNPVVSRKDPTFNTTTYDWAPAGLNQTLAMQYMELIPERKRPVSGTDGALERRRQLFCQLPVYDQDPMKCQSLANEEEITSMLLFVKHYKQEVLGVGEVALPGEGGALREAAIQRRAKEAKDRSNIDKKDHNHSSTNCSSTAAAGSTNGTNDSNVTEYRCTGCKGEVARDVPAVYAERAGYHSALWHPTCFVCSECGQELVDLVYFWSNQKLLCGRHYCQTVWPRCSGCDELIFCKSFHKAKDGRTWHHHHYCCWKCGQNLDTPCQH